The DNA region GCGCACCACGGCGGTCATCACGACCCTGCTGGAGGAGATGCCGGTCCGCGAGGCGGGCGAGGGCATCAGCGCGCTGCGCAAGGCCGGCATCGCGGTCGGTCCCGTGATCGCCAACCAGGTCAGGACGCCGAGGTTGGACGCTGCGGCCCGCGCCGCGCTGGACGCGATGGGCGCGGCCGGCCTGCGCGATCGGGCCGTGGCGGCCGGTGCCACGATGTCGGGCCGCACCGCCGAGCTGGCGCTGGACATCGCCCACACGCACGCCGACCGGGTCGACCTGCAGACCGAGCTGCGCGCCGAGCTGGGCGACAGCTGCCAGGTCCCGGTGCTCTCGCTGCCGCTGCTGACGCGCGCGACGTTCGACGCCGCCGACCTCGAGGTCCTGGCCGACGTGCTCGCGCTGCAGGTCGGCGAGGACGGCCCGCACGCGGTCGAGTCGATGGGCGAGGCGCTGGACGCGTTCCTGCGCGGAGGGGCCGCGGCGTGACGGACCTGGACGAGGCCCGCAGACACTCGCTGGCCGGCGCGCTGGCCAGCGCCCACATCCTGGTCACCACCGGCTCGGGCGGCGTGGGCAAGACGACCAGCGCGGCCGCGCTGGGGTTGGCCGCGGCACGCGCCGGACGCCGCACGCTGGTGCTGACGATCGACCCGGCCCGTCGGCTGGCGCAGGCGATGGGGCTCGAAGAGCTCGGCGACGAGCCCTCGCGCGTCCACCTCGACGGCGCCGAGCCGGACGACGGCGAGCTGTGGGCGATGATGCTGGACATGCAGACCACGTTCGACCGGTTGATCGACCGTCACGCCACCAGCCAGGAGCACGCCCGCAACATCAAGCAGAACCGCATCTACCGCACCCTGTCGTCGACCCTGTCGGGCACGCAGGAGTACATGGCGATGGAGCGGCTGCACGAGCTGCACGAGACCGCCGAGTGGGACCTGCTGGTGGTCGACACCCCGCCGACACGCTCGGCGCTGGACTTCCTCGACGCCCCCAAGCGGATGACCTCGTTCCTCGAGGGCCGCCTGCTCGGCCTGCTGATGCGTCCCGGCATGGCGGCCGGCAAGCGGGTCGGCCGGGTCGTCGGGTTCGGCGCCACCGCCTTCATGAAGGTCGCGGGCCGGGTCACGGGCATGGACCTGCTGGACGACCTCGCCAGCTTCTTCCGCAACTTCGAGGGCATGTACGAGGGCTTCAAGGAACGCGCCGAACAGGTGCGCGAGCTGCTCCAGCAGCCCAGCAGCGCGTTCGTCGTCGTCACCTCGCCCGAGCCGCCCCCGCTGCGCGAGGCCAAGTTCTTCCTCGAACGGCTCGAGCAGGAGGGCCTTCACGCCGCCGGCGTCGTCGTCAACCGCATCCGCCCCGAGGTACCCCGCGACCCGTCGGACGGCGCGCTGGGGCGCGCCCTGGCGGCGCAGGGCGACGACGACGAGGGACGTGCGGTGGCCGGGGCGCTGCACCTGCTCGGCGACGTCCGCAACCTCGCCGGCCGGCAACGTCGCGACGTGTCGGCGGCGTTGTACGGCGTCCGGGTCCCGGCCCTGGTAGAGGTACCGCTGCTCGGCCGCGACGTGCATGATCTGGAGGGGCTGGGCGCCATCG from Egicoccus sp. AB-alg2 includes:
- a CDS encoding ArsA family ATPase, with amino-acid sequence MTDLDEARRHSLAGALASAHILVTTGSGGVGKTTSAAALGLAAARAGRRTLVLTIDPARRLAQAMGLEELGDEPSRVHLDGAEPDDGELWAMMLDMQTTFDRLIDRHATSQEHARNIKQNRIYRTLSSTLSGTQEYMAMERLHELHETAEWDLLVVDTPPTRSALDFLDAPKRMTSFLEGRLLGLLMRPGMAAGKRVGRVVGFGATAFMKVAGRVTGMDLLDDLASFFRNFEGMYEGFKERAEQVRELLQQPSSAFVVVTSPEPPPLREAKFFLERLEQEGLHAAGVVVNRIRPEVPRDPSDGALGRALAAQGDDDEGRAVAGALHLLGDVRNLAGRQRRDVSAALYGVRVPALVEVPLLGRDVHDLEGLGAIADRLTA